In one window of Helianthus annuus cultivar XRQ/B chromosome 17, HanXRQr2.0-SUNRISE, whole genome shotgun sequence DNA:
- the LOC110893584 gene encoding uncharacterized protein LOC110893584: protein MWNWKRNVASTEECDEKQALEATLMGCTVTDRSDTWVWYNGRIRDFSVSEVKKWMKGSTNNGVQFSFSWSKWVPLKCNIFMWRLFLDRLPTKKALIRRNIHVDSPLCCWCEIEEEMAEHILLALGFRPGFGTGSPDGVVFQIFLFFMLKTWSICMTYVGLLVLRRRWCRGRL, encoded by the coding sequence ATGTGGAATTGGAAGCGAAACGTGGCTAGTACAGAGGAGTGTGACGAGAAGCAAGCTTTGGAGGCCACATTGATGGGGTGTACTGTGACCGATAGGAGTGATACTTGGGTGTGGTATAATGGTAGAATTAGAGATTTTTCGGTCTCCGAGGTCAAGAAGTGGATGAAGGGTTCGACCAATAATGGTGTTCAGTTTAGTTTCTCTTGGAGTAAGTGGGTGCCTCTCAAATGTAACATCTTTATGTGGCGTCTTTTTttggatcggttgcctacaaaaaAAGCGCTGATTAGGAGAAACATTCATGTGGATAGCCCGTTATGCTGTTGGTGTGAGATAGAGGAAGAAATGGCAGAACACATTTTACTGGCTCTGGGGTTTCGGCCGGGGTTTGGAACGGGGTCTCCAGATGGTGTCGTATTCCAGATATTTTTGTTTTTCATGTTAAAGACTTGGTCAATTTGCATGACTTATGTGGGATTGTTGGTGTTAAGAAGGCGGTGGTGTAGAGGGCGATTATAA